taatatttatttgttatgtgTTTTTGATCAAACtttctttaaataataatagaatttgaatgtttttaattaaatttaattatttaattaaaatataatatgaaatgtttatgtaagtttatattatttataatccaCACtaccatattatttaatttattaccaagaattttttaaaatattgtaaggtTTGAAAGATGGGATATTAAAtagtgttattatttttcattttaatttagtcattttcaaataaagatgtgatatatattaaatcatttttaaataaataaatgaaataaaattaatctaaagcacgtcaatataattaaaaatataagagcAGTGCTACTTCCACCGCTGGGAGCTCTTGTTGGGCTCTCATTAGtgctttgaaatttttttacatgtattttttaatatatttagatattttaaaaaaaatttacaatataattaaaaaatatttacttaattatttagaaaaaataataaaaaaaagttcaaaaaataatccTATCACTACCctattcaaaatataaagttgaaaaaatatctCATTAATTTTGAAAGTGTGATTTTAGAGAGCCAAAGAGAATCCCTTTATTCTTTAATCAcctttaaaacttaaaaaacaaaaaaaaaaattataatattattaaaacatacttttttagttattaaatataaaatttcttttatcagAGCACACCGTCGGGATGCTTTATAAGGCATTTACCATTTTAGAATTTCTGACTTCTACGTCATACggttaaaatgattaaaaaaggaaagataACTTAGATAAGGCAGACGCCATGATAAAGATAACACAGACACCGTCGTGTCTGTCGGCCAGTCGCTGACAATGATGGCAACTCTAGGATAAGCCCCtgttcaattatttaatttccttctttcttttgatCACAGTCCCACTTATACTCTCACCCCATGATCGCCATCTCCGTCTTCAATAAGCCCTTCTTACCATTCGCCACAAAGAAGCAGATCGTCCACCACTTCCATTCCAaggtgtctctctctctctctctctctctctctctctctctctcatgttgaTCTAGTTTGACGTGTTAAGATCTCTGGGATCTTATTGAGCAGCGTAAAATGGTAGCTGCTCCTATAGAAAGGGAATGGCTTCCATGAAGTTCTTTAGACTTGGTTTCCTAGTACCATAACTGCATTACAGTTTTTATGAACTATAGATATGTATGGATCTAAGAATAGTTCTCGACTTTTGAGCTACTCTGTTATCTGCGTTATGGTTTCAAATTAAAACTCTTATGGCCTTGAAGGAAGTcgggaaaggttatgtttttccTCGTATATTCCtttattgaaaagtatttttcgAGTACTTTGACATGAAGATGATTTCAGAACCCATATATCTCAATGGTTTTGTCCATGAATAATTAATGGGTCGAAGAAGTTCTTGTTACTTTTGGTTTGCTGCTGGAAAACATCTCATATGAAACTGAAATTTTCCTTCTTATAAATTTGGAAATGTTTTCCTGCAAAAGAAATTGAGGCTGTTGACATTTATGCCCACAAAAGAAAATGGTCCACTCTGGCTAGCTAATAGAGCAGGATGCCGGAATTCTGGTggtgtgtgtttgtgtttttcctttttttcaggAAAAAAACGAAGTTCTTATGTTTAATACGAGTCCTGCATGGATATGTTGTTTCTTGAATACATATGTTCACTGTTTGATCATCGAGAATCAATTACATCTGTTGGTGAAGCATGTGATTGTCTTTCTCATGAACAGAATATGAGGGTGCTGCAATTTACATAATTTAGACAGTTGTCCTAGATCGATCAACCGAAGTCCCTTTGAAATGATGATACAATTGTGTGTGATAGTAATATTGTTAGAGAATATATTTGAATTTgtaatttcacttttttctaTACGTTTAAGCTTGGAAAGATATCCCATAGCTCCACAATGTGGTCTTGGGATTGAAGTTGTAAAATGTTGGAAGTAATGATAAATTCTTCAATTCAATATTCTTCTTCAGCACTTTATTCGAATGGCTAAATCAGGAGTGGATGAGACATCCGAGTCCGGTGCTTTTGTGAAAACTGCATCAACATTCcgtaattttatttcaaaagacCCAAACTCCCAATTTCCAGCAGAAGCTGGAAGGTATCATCTGTACGTATCATATGCTTGCCCATGGGCTTCCAGGTGCCTTACATACGTGAAGATCAAAGGACTTGACAAGGCCATCAGTTTCACGGTCAGTGAATTTCATCACAAATTTCTAGAGATGGGATCAAAATTGCCtgactatattaattttttctatttgccTATGCTCAGCCGGTCAAACCCAAGTGGGAAAGAACAAAGGAGACTGATGAATATATGGGATGGGTTTTTCCTGCTTCAGAGACAGAGGAACCAGGGGCTAAACCTGATCCATTAAATGGGGCAAAAAGCATTAGAGAACTTTATGAGCTTGCTAGTCCAAACTACTCTGGAAAGTACAGTGTCCCTGTAAGTTACTCAGATGAAGTGTCCCCACATCCCGCctccccccccgccccccctcCCTCCTTTTTCTTGGCTAATATAAGTTTAAGACTCCTGTACTTTATGGTTGGTTTTTGCTCTGTGATAGGTACTGTGGGATAAGAAACTCAAAACAATTGTTAGCAATGAGAGTGCAGAGATAATCCGCATGCTAAATACTGAGTTCAATGATATAGCAGAGAATGCAGCTTTGGATCTTTATCCTCCTCACTTGCAAGCAAAAATTGATGAGACTAATGAATGGGTATATCATGGGATAAACAATGGTGTCTATAGATGTGGGTTTGCAAGGAAGCAGGAGCCTTATGAAGAGGTATGTATGTATAGTTTTTTCATACCAGACATTCAGGTTAGATGGAGGAAGTGTCGTAGTCTTTACATTCGCAAAGGATTCAGCCAATAACTATGCTATTTTATAAGTATCTTAGTTGATCCTTCTTTCGGCAGGCTCTGAAAGAGGTGTTTGAAGCCTTGGAAAAATGTGAGGAGATACTTGGAAAGCAACGCTACATATGTGGCAACACACTGACTGAAGCAGATATTCGATTGTTTGTCAGTCTCATAAGATTTGATGAGGTAATAATCTGTCTCTCAAGCAATAATTGAAGCCTGTCTAGAAATTAAGCTAATCATGTGGTTGTCTGAATTATTTCTATCACAGTTCTTTTTCATTGGAAGTCTGCTGATGGCagcatttc
This sequence is a window from Carya illinoinensis cultivar Pawnee chromosome 9, C.illinoinensisPawnee_v1, whole genome shotgun sequence. Protein-coding genes within it:
- the LOC122277579 gene encoding glutathionyl-hydroquinone reductase YqjG-like — translated: MIAISVFNKPFLPFATKKQIVHHFHSKHFIRMAKSGVDETSESGAFVKTASTFRNFISKDPNSQFPAEAGRYHLYVSYACPWASRCLTYVKIKGLDKAISFTPVKPKWERTKETDEYMGWVFPASETEEPGAKPDPLNGAKSIRELYELASPNYSGKYSVPVLWDKKLKTIVSNESAEIIRMLNTEFNDIAENAALDLYPPHLQAKIDETNEWVYHGINNGVYRCGFARKQEPYEEALKEVFEALEKCEEILGKQRYICGNTLTEADIRLFVSLIRFDEVYALHFKCNKKLIREYTNLFNYTKDIFQLPGISTTVNIQHVKRHYYGSHPTINPFGIIPIGPNTDYSTPHGREKFSA